A genomic segment from Halorubrum depositum encodes:
- a CDS encoding DMT family transporter: MSTDPRVPPAAALATAVVAVSAGAILVRLSEAPSSVAAFYRVLFTTLPLLPVALWRYRTEFTRIGRRDLAFATLSGVALALHFAAWFESLEWTSVAASVTLVQAQPVFVALGAWLLLRERVTRRMAVGIAVAVAGMVAMSVGDLLGGVLVGPRPLYGNGLALFGAVTAAGYVLAGRSLRQRVSLVPYVVVVYGVCTASLLALVLAEGHPLAGYPSREWAIFAGLALGPGLLGHTVLNWALAHVESSVASVSLLGEPVGATLLAFLLLSEAPTPVTLVGGAVVLAGIALTSTGASG; the protein is encoded by the coding sequence ATGTCGACCGATCCCCGCGTCCCGCCGGCGGCCGCCCTCGCCACCGCGGTGGTCGCGGTGAGCGCCGGGGCGATCCTCGTCAGGCTCAGCGAGGCGCCGAGCTCGGTGGCCGCGTTCTACCGGGTGTTGTTCACGACGCTGCCGCTGCTCCCGGTCGCGCTCTGGCGGTACCGGACCGAGTTCACACGGATCGGGCGCCGCGACCTCGCGTTCGCGACGCTATCGGGCGTCGCGCTCGCGCTCCACTTCGCCGCCTGGTTCGAGAGCCTGGAGTGGACGAGCGTCGCGGCGAGCGTCACGCTCGTCCAGGCGCAGCCGGTGTTCGTCGCGCTCGGCGCGTGGCTGCTCCTCCGAGAGCGCGTGACGCGCCGAATGGCCGTCGGCATCGCGGTCGCGGTCGCGGGGATGGTCGCGATGTCAGTCGGCGACCTCCTCGGCGGGGTGCTCGTCGGGCCGCGACCGCTCTACGGAAACGGCTTGGCGCTGTTCGGCGCGGTGACGGCGGCCGGCTACGTCCTCGCCGGTCGGTCGCTCCGGCAGCGCGTCTCGCTCGTCCCGTACGTGGTCGTCGTCTACGGGGTCTGTACCGCCTCGCTCCTCGCCCTCGTCCTCGCGGAGGGGCACCCGCTGGCCGGGTATCCGTCGCGCGAGTGGGCGATCTTCGCGGGGCTGGCACTCGGCCCGGGCCTGCTCGGACACACCGTCCTCAACTGGGCGCTCGCGCACGTCGAGTCGAGCGTGGCGTCCGTGTCGCTGCTCGGCGAACCGGTCGGCGCGACGCTGCTCGCGTTCCTCCTCCTGTCCGAGGCGCCGACGCCAGTCACGCTCGTCGGCGGCGCCGTCGTCCTCGCCGGAATCGCGCTGACGTCGACGGGCGCGTCGGGCTGA
- a CDS encoding SRPBCC family protein, giving the protein MPTYRRTTRVPAPIDEVWAFHSTIDGLRALTPDWMNLRIGGVEGPDGEPDPEVLAEGSRIRMSMRPFGVGPRQRWVSRIVEREPDGDASVEGSARFVDDMVGGPFRRWEHTHAFYDDGEETLLVDTVSYRLPLGPLGDLAGPFAKVGFEGMFRDRHRRTIERFEA; this is encoded by the coding sequence ATGCCGACGTACCGCCGGACGACGCGCGTGCCCGCGCCCATCGACGAGGTGTGGGCGTTTCACTCCACGATCGACGGCCTCCGCGCGCTCACGCCGGACTGGATGAACCTCCGCATCGGCGGCGTCGAGGGACCGGACGGGGAGCCGGACCCGGAAGTGCTCGCCGAGGGGTCGCGGATACGGATGTCGATGCGGCCGTTCGGCGTCGGGCCCAGACAGCGGTGGGTCTCCCGGATCGTGGAGCGGGAGCCCGACGGCGACGCCTCGGTCGAGGGGAGCGCGCGCTTCGTCGACGACATGGTCGGCGGCCCCTTCCGACGGTGGGAGCACACGCACGCCTTCTACGACGACGGCGAGGAGACCCTCCTCGTCGACACTGTCTCGTACCGGCTCCCGCTCGGGCCGCTCGGCGACCTCGCCGGGCCGTTCGCGAAGGTCGGATTCGAAGGGATGTTCCGCGACCGACACCGGCGGACGATCGAGCGGTTCGAGGCGTGA
- a CDS encoding DNA-3-methyladenine glycosylase family protein has product MERGAIDIAELAGPFDLQATVESGQSYLWNRADGDTYADLHAHGGDEWYETVVSPIPGVVDERVPLRVRHEGGVHDGTLYWESATDAVPLIEHLFRLDDDLDAILDATPDLPLLERAYDAYEGMRLTRDPVFPCLISFICSAQMRVARIHGMQRRLRETYGDVVELGGERYHAFPTPEQLAARTEAELRDLSLGYRAPYVQRTAEMVASGEADPLTAADLPYEEARESLTRFVGVGDKVADCVLLFSLGFLEAVPLDTWIRTTIEEYYPDCERGNYAETSRAIRERFGGEYAGYAQTYVFYYLRAGGE; this is encoded by the coding sequence ATGGAACGAGGCGCGATCGACATCGCGGAGTTGGCCGGTCCGTTCGACCTGCAGGCGACCGTCGAGAGCGGCCAGAGCTACCTCTGGAACCGCGCCGACGGGGACACCTACGCGGATCTCCACGCTCACGGCGGCGACGAGTGGTACGAGACGGTCGTCTCGCCGATTCCCGGCGTCGTCGACGAGCGCGTCCCCCTGCGGGTCAGACACGAGGGCGGTGTCCACGACGGGACGCTCTACTGGGAGTCGGCGACCGACGCCGTCCCGCTGATCGAACACCTGTTCCGGCTCGACGACGACCTCGACGCGATCCTCGACGCGACCCCGGACCTCCCCCTGCTCGAACGGGCGTACGACGCGTACGAAGGGATGCGACTCACCCGCGACCCGGTCTTCCCGTGTCTCATCTCCTTTATCTGCTCGGCGCAGATGCGCGTCGCGCGGATCCACGGAATGCAGCGACGCCTCCGGGAGACGTACGGCGACGTCGTCGAGCTCGGCGGGGAGAGATACCACGCGTTCCCGACGCCCGAGCAGCTCGCCGCCCGGACGGAAGCGGAGCTTCGCGACCTCTCCTTAGGCTACCGCGCGCCGTACGTCCAGCGGACGGCCGAGATGGTCGCGTCGGGCGAGGCGGACCCGCTTACGGCCGCGGACCTCCCGTACGAGGAGGCGCGAGAGTCGCTGACGCGGTTCGTCGGCGTCGGCGACAAGGTCGCCGACTGCGTGCTGCTGTTCTCGCTCGGCTTCCTGGAGGCGGTGCCGCTCGACACCTGGATCCGGACGACGATCGAGGAGTACTATCCCGACTGCGAGCGCGGGAACTACGCCGAGACGTCGCGGGCGATCCGCGAGCGCTTCGGCGGCGAGTACGCCGGCTACGCCCAGACGTACGTGTTCTACTACCTCCGGGCGGGCGGCGAGTGA
- a CDS encoding DUF555 domain-containing protein, with protein sequence MDCRVAVEAAVPVYDVGTADEAVRIAISKTGEMLNPDLSYVEIDTGSRTSPAGEELPPAFVAADEALVALELHMDVFNVERAEHASRVARKEIGQRLRNIPLKVLDVEVIEADDEDETEPDSHPDDEP encoded by the coding sequence ATGGACTGCCGAGTCGCCGTGGAGGCCGCCGTCCCGGTGTACGACGTTGGGACCGCCGACGAAGCCGTCCGGATCGCGATATCGAAGACCGGCGAGATGCTGAATCCGGACCTCAGCTACGTCGAGATCGACACCGGGAGCCGCACGTCGCCCGCGGGCGAGGAGCTACCGCCCGCCTTCGTCGCCGCCGACGAGGCGCTCGTCGCTCTCGAACTCCACATGGACGTGTTCAACGTCGAACGCGCCGAACACGCCAGTCGGGTCGCGCGGAAGGAGATCGGCCAACGGCTCCGAAACATCCCGCTGAAGGTGCTCGACGTCGAGGTGATCGAAGCGGACGACGAGGACGAGACCGAGCCGGACTCGCACCCTGACGACGAACCGTAG
- a CDS encoding UPF0058 family protein — MKKQELIHLHGLLAEVRKQCEFWNEDIDLEAYEELGVKPTSIHKSKTDHKAAVFKLTEGITEPMEESESEPLAPTAD, encoded by the coding sequence ATGAAGAAGCAGGAGCTCATCCATCTTCACGGCCTTCTCGCGGAGGTACGAAAACAGTGCGAGTTCTGGAACGAGGACATCGACCTCGAAGCCTACGAAGAACTGGGCGTCAAGCCGACATCGATTCACAAGTCGAAGACCGACCACAAAGCGGCCGTTTTTAAGCTGACCGAGGGGATCACGGAGCCGATGGAGGAGTCCGAATCGGAGCCGCTGGCCCCGACCGCAGACTGA
- a CDS encoding DUF7836 family putative zinc-binding protein, translated as MVDAFVRLVCPECTKEWQDNPADLQNLRSNFSCPECHATRRLTEFMRTERDLEAVKQFQ; from the coding sequence ATGGTGGATGCGTTCGTCAGACTCGTCTGTCCGGAGTGCACCAAGGAGTGGCAGGACAACCCCGCTGATCTCCAGAACCTCCGCTCGAACTTCAGCTGTCCCGAATGCCACGCGACCCGTCGGCTGACGGAGTTCATGCGGACCGAGCGCGACCTCGAAGCGGTCAAACAGTTCCAGTAG